A window of Pirellula sp. SH-Sr6A contains these coding sequences:
- a CDS encoding MBL fold metallo-hydrolase, which yields MILLGTGTSVGVPAIGCGCSVCHSTDPRNNRTRSSAIVGLPGGNLLIDTAPDLRQQLLRERIGIVHSVLYTHEHADHLHGMDDIRLFPFMIGGPVPVYASKHVQERIVRVFDYAFQKREPTHAGAAPQLHLVTIGDEPFEVLGARIQPIPLIHGPYCNVYGFRIGNVAYCTDTNRIESSSMELLQNLDTLVLDALRFTPHPTHFSIEEALHVIDLLRPKTTYLTHLSHDVDFETVSAQLPGHVHLAYDGLRIPLT from the coding sequence ATGATTCTTCTAGGGACGGGGACGAGCGTCGGGGTACCTGCTATCGGCTGCGGCTGTTCTGTTTGCCACAGCACGGATCCTCGCAATAACAGAACCCGCAGTAGCGCCATCGTGGGTTTGCCCGGGGGAAACCTCCTCATCGACACCGCTCCCGATCTTCGCCAACAACTGCTTCGAGAAAGAATTGGGATCGTACATAGCGTTCTCTACACCCACGAGCACGCGGACCACCTCCACGGCATGGATGACATTCGTCTCTTTCCCTTTATGATCGGTGGCCCGGTCCCGGTTTATGCCTCCAAGCACGTGCAGGAACGAATCGTTCGCGTGTTCGACTATGCATTTCAAAAACGAGAACCCACCCACGCCGGCGCAGCACCCCAACTTCATTTGGTCACGATCGGCGATGAGCCCTTTGAAGTCCTCGGGGCTAGGATCCAGCCGATCCCCTTGATTCACGGCCCGTATTGCAACGTCTATGGGTTTCGCATCGGAAACGTTGCCTATTGCACCGACACCAATCGCATCGAATCCTCGAGCATGGAACTCCTTCAGAATCTCGACACCCTCGTTTTGGATGCCCTCCGCTTCACTCCCCACCCTACGCACTTCTCGATCGAAGAAGCTCTGCACGTGATCGATTTGCTCCGCCCCAAAACGACGTACTTGACCCATCTTTCGCACGACGTGGATTTCGAAACTGTCAGCGCCCAACTTCCGGGACACGTTCACTTAGCCTACGACGGCTTGCGGATCCCACTAACATGA
- a CDS encoding prenyltransferase/squalene oxidase repeat-containing protein — translation MNAPTTHLPFGLESLGDRVTAAWHQLQLEAAESKGNGDHWTGKLSDSALSTATAVSAMSMVLRDGTTTHHKDLPTLIEKGSQWLARAQNDDGGFGDTDRSLSNIATTLLVIAAWEIAGHRERHADAIQKAWAFVDKQGRWDGLRSRYGKDKTFVVPIMMNCALAGLLSWKEIPTLPFEAAALPQSWYRFAKMPVVSYAVPALVAIGQAQWHHNPPANPLVRSMRGAVRARTLRVLATMQPESGGYLEATPLTSFVLMSLASIGLVQHSVSQNAVRFLVDSAMPDGSWPIDTNLATWVTSLTMRSYYPTRAATGPNAQEAGKQAQWDATIDWLLSCQHTKRHPFTGAEPGGWGWTDLSGSVPDSDDTPAALLALAQYTRVLQRRPVLQHAAESERLARVLQAAEMGCKWLLRLQNSDGGWPTFCRGWGTLPFDRSGTDLTAHALRALNAWRPRLMGSLRAQSDRAADRGWRYLERTQHRDGSWLPLWFGNQDREEEDNPFYGTARVLLAYGECGDTSHPSAQRAISFLKQWQNADGSWGGGPSIRYPSSMAKPNEFTGTIEETAVVLEGIMASGGKRAAADSIMRGLVWLCDALERHDHHTSQPIGFYFAKLWYHEKHYPLAFSLAALRKGLEFCQR, via the coding sequence ATGAACGCCCCCACGACTCACCTACCCTTTGGACTGGAATCGCTCGGAGACCGAGTCACGGCGGCGTGGCATCAACTCCAGTTGGAGGCCGCCGAGAGCAAGGGGAATGGAGATCATTGGACCGGTAAACTCTCCGACTCCGCACTTTCGACCGCCACCGCCGTCAGCGCCATGTCGATGGTTTTGCGAGATGGCACCACGACTCATCACAAAGACCTCCCGACTCTCATCGAGAAGGGATCGCAATGGCTGGCCCGTGCCCAGAACGACGATGGCGGCTTCGGGGATACCGATCGTTCGCTCTCGAACATCGCAACCACGCTCTTGGTCATCGCCGCCTGGGAGATCGCCGGCCATCGCGAGCGACATGCGGACGCTATCCAAAAAGCTTGGGCGTTCGTCGACAAACAAGGTCGATGGGACGGGCTGAGGAGTCGATATGGGAAAGACAAAACGTTCGTCGTTCCGATTATGATGAACTGCGCTTTGGCTGGACTCCTTTCGTGGAAGGAGATACCCACCCTCCCGTTCGAAGCCGCTGCACTCCCGCAATCTTGGTACCGATTTGCAAAGATGCCAGTGGTCAGTTACGCCGTTCCCGCCTTGGTCGCCATCGGCCAAGCCCAATGGCATCACAACCCACCGGCCAATCCTCTCGTGCGGAGCATGCGAGGCGCGGTGCGAGCCCGAACGCTACGGGTGCTGGCAACAATGCAGCCTGAAAGCGGCGGCTATTTAGAAGCAACACCATTAACCAGCTTCGTCCTGATGAGCTTGGCTTCGATTGGTTTGGTGCAACATTCTGTTTCTCAAAACGCAGTTCGCTTCTTGGTCGATTCCGCCATGCCGGACGGATCTTGGCCCATCGACACAAACTTGGCCACCTGGGTTACCTCGCTGACCATGCGCTCCTACTACCCAACTCGGGCAGCAACCGGGCCGAATGCCCAGGAGGCAGGAAAGCAAGCGCAATGGGATGCGACGATCGATTGGCTCCTGAGCTGCCAACACACCAAACGCCATCCCTTTACCGGCGCCGAGCCTGGAGGGTGGGGATGGACCGATTTGAGCGGTTCGGTTCCCGATAGCGACGATACCCCAGCGGCTCTATTGGCACTCGCGCAGTACACTCGCGTTCTTCAACGCAGACCTGTATTGCAACATGCCGCCGAGAGTGAACGGCTCGCTCGAGTGCTCCAAGCCGCAGAGATGGGCTGCAAGTGGCTCCTCCGACTGCAGAACAGCGACGGAGGGTGGCCGACCTTTTGTCGAGGCTGGGGGACCCTCCCGTTCGATCGAAGTGGAACAGACTTGACCGCGCATGCTCTCCGTGCACTTAACGCTTGGAGGCCACGATTGATGGGCTCGTTGCGCGCTCAATCGGATCGTGCAGCGGATAGAGGTTGGCGTTATCTCGAGAGAACCCAACATCGCGATGGCAGCTGGCTCCCATTGTGGTTTGGCAATCAAGATCGCGAAGAGGAAGACAACCCGTTTTATGGAACCGCTCGCGTGCTCTTAGCGTATGGCGAGTGTGGTGATACGTCACACCCGAGCGCCCAGCGAGCGATCTCCTTTCTGAAACAATGGCAGAATGCCGATGGCTCGTGGGGAGGCGGGCCTTCGATTCGCTACCCGTCTTCCATGGCCAAACCCAATGAATTCACAGGTACGATCGAAGAAACTGCCGTCGTATTGGAGGGAATCATGGCCAGCGGTGGAAAAAGGGCTGCCGCTGACTCTATAATGAGGGGCCTCGTTTGGCTGTGTGACGCATTGGAGCGCCACGATCACCATACGAGCCAACCGATCGGTTTCTATTTCGCGAAACTGTGGTACCACGAAAAACACTATCCTCTCGCGTTCTCGCTAGCCGCACTGAGAAAAGGACTTGAGTTTTGTCAACGATAA
- a CDS encoding PEP-CTERM sorting domain-containing protein, translating into MKRVYAVGLRLFAWTAWILSSTLVGNAGIVTFDVSSQPGNQASTSPVVAPNVFATSLVRGPGLNTSSGIGSFNASGFTTMPSIDLTDYFQFTVTAAPGYALDLEDLVLGERRSLSGVREFQIRTSLDQFSTFTSQYSFSVPDSDALRDHSISLTGLSGVTDTVDIRIYGFAAESSAGTWRLVHHPDYGGIVLNGTVAAVPEPSSALLIGTAMMGGFWFRRRMVRRGGESLHFLDKNLD; encoded by the coding sequence ATGAAACGAGTCTATGCAGTTGGTCTCCGTCTGTTTGCCTGGACGGCTTGGATCCTTTCCAGCACCTTGGTAGGAAACGCGGGTATCGTTACGTTTGATGTGAGTTCGCAACCGGGTAATCAAGCTTCTACGTCGCCCGTGGTTGCACCGAATGTCTTTGCTACTTCCCTCGTGCGCGGGCCCGGTCTCAATACGTCATCGGGAATCGGGTCGTTCAACGCGAGCGGTTTCACTACTATGCCTTCGATCGATTTGACCGACTATTTTCAATTCACCGTCACGGCAGCGCCAGGTTACGCTCTGGATCTCGAAGATCTTGTGTTGGGGGAACGTCGGTCTCTTAGCGGGGTTCGAGAATTCCAAATCAGGACGAGCCTTGATCAGTTCTCCACCTTCACTTCTCAGTATTCGTTTTCTGTGCCTGACAGCGATGCGCTGCGAGACCATTCCATTAGTCTGACGGGGCTTTCCGGCGTTACCGATACGGTGGACATACGAATCTATGGGTTTGCCGCGGAGTCGTCGGCGGGAACTTGGAGGCTGGTCCATCATCCGGACTACGGGGGCATTGTTCTCAATGGCACAGTCGCAGCGGTACCAGAGCCAAGTTCTGCGTTATTGATCGGAACTGCGATGATGGGCGGGTTTTGGTTTCGAAGACGCATGGTACGCCGTGGAGGCGAGTCTTTGCATTTCCTCGACAAGAATCTGGACTAG
- a CDS encoding helix-turn-helix domain-containing protein, which yields MSQQPTVQLSPELFRSARLERGLTQRELANLAGYSERVIRKAELGGRIRFQLACDIAEALSTPSRPITLEHLCFSTLAIAKRWMETFDEHGVNMLQHIRPFLSEDVVFVCEGSKETFPFNGTWHGLDGHQGWLDAFFGIFERVPGISPVYLQGDGIVSARWNELVKIAGILSPPVRVCLNFHFQNQLIIRIEDDYNIEAGAEYKERILRELRSEESPSVSPNDRGVEDSQQASIPLYPPRQTGSLRSVKA from the coding sequence ATGAGTCAACAACCCACCGTCCAACTGAGCCCAGAGTTGTTTCGATCCGCGAGACTGGAGCGAGGCCTGACCCAACGGGAGCTGGCGAATTTAGCGGGATACTCGGAGCGAGTCATTCGCAAAGCCGAATTGGGAGGTCGAATCCGATTCCAACTTGCTTGCGATATCGCGGAAGCCCTCTCGACACCGTCCCGCCCCATAACGCTGGAACATCTTTGTTTTTCCACTCTGGCGATTGCCAAACGTTGGATGGAAACATTCGACGAGCACGGCGTGAATATGCTGCAGCACATCCGCCCCTTCTTGTCCGAGGATGTTGTTTTCGTTTGCGAGGGGAGCAAAGAAACATTTCCCTTCAACGGGACTTGGCACGGTCTCGATGGGCACCAAGGCTGGCTCGATGCGTTCTTTGGAATCTTTGAACGAGTGCCAGGAATCTCTCCCGTCTATCTCCAAGGAGATGGCATCGTTTCCGCACGATGGAATGAATTGGTCAAAATTGCAGGGATCCTCAGCCCCCCGGTCCGGGTCTGTCTCAATTTTCACTTCCAGAACCAGCTCATCATCCGTATCGAAGACGATTACAACATCGAGGCGGGGGCCGAGTACAAAGAACGAATCTTGCGAGAACTTCGGAGCGAGGAATCTCCTTCCGTGTCCCCCAACGATCGAGGAGTTGAGGATTCTCAGCAAGCCTCGATCCCTCTTTATCCTCCGCGTCAAACTGGTTCTTTGCGTAGCGTCAAAGCGTAA
- a CDS encoding polyprenyl synthetase family protein, with amino-acid sequence MTPIADSSAAQPDLSGTVNATVSESPKADKKTRRKTSHLKLVPETKELRTSLRDKCREVAARLNKDLPPTKDELEQIARRTLEEAGLPEGYLGWAMVILSSEFFRDSVASIPPSRRLFLLPHCLKHAEGCPADYDEFGMDCKKCGACSIADFRTKAEEMGYKVLVAEGSPVVMKIIVSGYVDSIVGVACLNVLEKAIDKILLAGIPCMAVPLLSSDCRNTSVDEDWVQEMILTQGPALESQTRSYVHLMRAASDLFSQPKLNELVGRQRSQVHLDPNSDAPLAGIDPIAATEALATDFLARGGKYSRPFITLAAYDAMTGGQATTSSGPRIVEQFTKGVQCAAMSIECFHKASLVHDDIEDNDAYRYGMPAMHQQFGLSTAINVGDYMIGLGYRLIGRETQSIGPEAAADILNCLSSAHMRLAEGQGAELLWRDGTDKRLAPLDALKIYALKTAPAFEAALYTGIRLATDAAPYAEAVKLFARNIGVAFQIINDLQDWHGDDHNKLAAAGDILGGRPTVLLALALQSLSPADQQKLLDAMGGQDGMSDSYRIATARELLEKARVFEQAEKLIEKHRERALDAAQSIELEALRRLMLYLIDTVLDQSGLQSSPAVHSPQPPAEIHTYQIGIAPAR; translated from the coding sequence ATAACACCGATTGCCGATTCGAGCGCCGCCCAACCTGACCTGTCAGGAACGGTCAACGCAACTGTCAGCGAGAGCCCCAAAGCGGACAAGAAAACCCGACGCAAAACCAGCCATTTAAAGCTTGTTCCCGAAACCAAAGAACTTCGTACTTCGCTTCGGGACAAGTGCAGAGAGGTTGCGGCGAGACTGAACAAGGATCTTCCACCCACGAAAGACGAGCTCGAGCAAATCGCTCGCAGAACGTTGGAAGAAGCAGGCCTGCCGGAAGGATATCTTGGCTGGGCAATGGTCATCCTTTCGAGCGAGTTCTTTCGGGACTCTGTCGCTTCGATCCCCCCTAGCCGCCGATTGTTTTTGCTCCCCCATTGCTTGAAGCACGCCGAAGGCTGCCCGGCGGACTACGACGAATTCGGTATGGATTGCAAAAAATGCGGAGCCTGCAGCATCGCCGACTTCCGAACCAAAGCGGAAGAAATGGGTTACAAAGTCCTCGTTGCCGAGGGGTCCCCGGTGGTCATGAAGATCATCGTCAGTGGCTATGTGGACTCCATCGTGGGTGTTGCTTGTCTAAATGTTCTCGAGAAGGCTATCGATAAGATTCTGCTCGCGGGCATCCCCTGTATGGCCGTGCCCCTCCTTTCGAGCGACTGCCGAAACACGAGCGTCGACGAAGACTGGGTTCAAGAAATGATCCTGACCCAAGGCCCCGCGTTGGAATCGCAAACGCGTTCCTATGTTCACTTGATGCGCGCTGCGAGCGATCTTTTCTCGCAACCGAAACTCAATGAACTCGTAGGCCGGCAACGCAGCCAAGTTCACCTCGATCCCAATAGCGACGCACCTCTCGCGGGCATCGATCCCATCGCCGCCACGGAGGCTCTCGCTACCGATTTCCTCGCGCGAGGTGGCAAGTACTCCCGCCCCTTTATTACCTTGGCCGCGTACGACGCCATGACCGGCGGGCAAGCGACCACGTCTTCGGGTCCGCGAATTGTCGAACAGTTCACCAAAGGGGTCCAATGCGCTGCCATGAGTATCGAGTGCTTTCACAAAGCATCGCTAGTCCACGACGACATCGAGGACAACGACGCATATCGATACGGGATGCCCGCCATGCACCAGCAGTTTGGCCTCTCCACGGCGATCAACGTCGGAGACTATATGATCGGGCTCGGCTATCGCTTGATCGGACGCGAGACGCAGTCGATCGGCCCCGAAGCAGCCGCTGACATTCTCAATTGCCTCTCATCCGCCCACATGCGATTGGCGGAGGGACAAGGAGCCGAGCTCCTATGGCGAGACGGTACCGACAAACGTTTGGCGCCACTCGATGCTCTAAAAATCTACGCGTTGAAAACGGCTCCCGCCTTCGAAGCCGCACTCTACACGGGTATTCGCTTAGCAACCGACGCGGCACCTTACGCGGAAGCGGTCAAACTGTTTGCACGCAACATCGGCGTCGCCTTCCAGATCATCAATGACCTACAAGACTGGCACGGAGACGATCACAACAAGCTTGCAGCGGCCGGAGACATCCTCGGAGGTCGCCCCACTGTCTTGCTCGCCCTCGCACTCCAATCCCTGTCTCCTGCCGACCAACAGAAACTGTTGGATGCCATGGGCGGACAGGATGGCATGTCCGATTCCTATCGCATCGCAACCGCTCGCGAGTTGCTTGAGAAAGCACGGGTCTTCGAGCAAGCAGAAAAGCTCATCGAAAAGCACCGAGAACGAGCGCTCGATGCAGCCCAAAGTATCGAACTCGAAGCCCTCCGCCGATTGATGCTCTACCTCATCGATACAGTGCTGGATCAATCTGGTCTTCAATCTTCCCCCGCCGTACACTCCCCACAACCTCCCGCCGAAATCCATACCTACCAAATCGGGATAGCACCCGCTCGATGA
- the ccsA gene encoding cytochrome c biogenesis protein, with the protein MATITNEKFAQSRTAAGAMDIHSLFWKGMKALGSLKIAVAMFGLGTLMLLIGTLAQDQETIVDVKRNYFNSWIAYVSLDVFVPQTVFPHEKPVAGMFAMPGGATIGLVLLINLFAAKLTRFSMHAKGKRFIAGLIVTLLGFAMVGVVIVGAHFGDGLQGEPPFRYDTIWLGTKVSAHLLTLLSLAWLILWTPKTKVMFGTAIAAVTLCSLVSLFLVFTFDAFRIPDPGLRIVWQLAKSLGVGVVLLVGLILLFGHRGGNVLVHLGVGLLMLGQFIFGDAQTEERVSLAEGQKTSAAVEVDVVELVVIDRSPDDTDRVVAFDHHMLSSAAATGKKLTVDGLPFEIRVDRWMENSMIRRRSGKPAEDSVEAKMTGLIESWDLIEEPKVGGTSDRSNVASAYVTLLAKENGSEIGRYAVSQWFSDDQIAMRPSYDSVEVASKKYDIGMIFRRNYKDYSITLKDIVLEEYTNSAIPKDYSSYITIRDKDGNVLQDGRVWMNSPMRFRGETFYQSSYISQNDSPYGVEQTVLQVVTNAGWLIPYVSCVLVGLGMFVHFGGTFARFAMRYERGAVTPETVVPKRPKGSARQWILAGSVSLLMAIFFVSLAMRKPTDRQEIDYQSIGALPVHYGGRIKPLASAGAEVLEILSNKPYALIRLETDDEKSKGDSYDPKEKRVPAEQWLFAVMMNEDWVRANPLIRIDATSVTTDLNLTRVKSNRYSYNDIVDGLQAIWPRVQKIIQSRQEGTKLPFEDEKLLEVLNKISFVDSLIDSYRWIAPPSLTTGDAAKIQDELTRLAPSVERLRASNNPAILPSLKTEVVAEGQPAPPKRWDTFGVAFFDSIPGMLAKDDNPGIAAVLKYFEISGAYRENKKDAAQINRLVSEFREAAIKAYGADTLRINKVEYEYQYESMNAFGNAQVIYLMVGILALVSYAVMPASLRTIALWMCIATLVLHTYGIAARIYISERPPVVSLYSAAVFIGWGMVLFCIGAEILYPIGVSLIVASISGYLSLLVAYGLDVGDSMPVLRAVLDTQFWLSTHVISVSLGYSATFFAGIFGIVIVIAKCLAMVAGDKTQADWAVKVRDSIPILYRICYAVVCFGLFFSFVGTVLGGLWGDDSWGRFWGWDPKENGALMIVLWNALLLHARWDKLVGALGFANLAIFGNIVTAWSMFGTNQLGIGLHAYGAFEGDLMRNLVIWCAVQVLFIGMGVVLYALTLRKEPV; encoded by the coding sequence ATGGCAACGATTACGAATGAAAAGTTTGCACAGAGCCGTACCGCCGCAGGGGCCATGGACATCCATAGCCTCTTTTGGAAGGGTATGAAAGCTCTCGGTTCGTTGAAGATAGCCGTCGCCATGTTCGGGCTCGGCACCTTGATGCTCTTGATCGGGACGTTGGCGCAGGACCAAGAAACGATCGTCGACGTCAAGCGAAACTACTTCAACAGTTGGATCGCGTATGTCAGTCTCGACGTCTTCGTCCCCCAAACGGTTTTTCCCCATGAAAAGCCCGTGGCGGGTATGTTTGCCATGCCGGGTGGAGCCACCATCGGATTGGTGTTGCTCATCAATTTGTTCGCGGCAAAGCTGACTCGTTTCTCGATGCACGCCAAAGGCAAACGATTCATCGCCGGCTTGATCGTGACGCTGCTTGGCTTCGCGATGGTGGGTGTGGTGATCGTCGGCGCGCACTTTGGGGACGGTCTGCAGGGAGAGCCCCCGTTTCGTTACGACACGATCTGGTTAGGGACCAAGGTCTCTGCCCATCTCTTGACGTTGTTGTCGCTGGCTTGGCTAATCCTTTGGACTCCCAAGACCAAGGTGATGTTTGGCACCGCGATCGCGGCGGTCACCCTTTGTTCGTTGGTGAGTTTGTTTCTCGTCTTCACGTTTGACGCATTCCGCATTCCGGATCCTGGTTTGCGGATTGTATGGCAATTGGCAAAGAGCCTAGGGGTAGGAGTGGTTCTCCTCGTTGGGCTCATCCTCTTGTTCGGGCATCGAGGCGGCAACGTCCTCGTTCACCTAGGAGTCGGCTTGCTGATGTTGGGGCAATTCATCTTCGGCGATGCCCAAACCGAAGAACGCGTTTCCTTGGCAGAAGGCCAAAAAACCTCGGCTGCTGTTGAAGTCGATGTCGTGGAATTGGTCGTGATCGACCGGAGCCCCGACGATACCGACCGAGTTGTTGCGTTCGACCATCACATGCTCTCCAGCGCGGCCGCGACCGGCAAGAAACTCACGGTGGATGGATTGCCATTTGAGATTCGTGTGGATCGATGGATGGAGAACTCGATGATTCGTCGTCGGTCCGGAAAGCCGGCCGAGGATTCGGTCGAGGCCAAGATGACGGGGTTGATCGAATCATGGGATTTGATCGAAGAACCCAAGGTTGGGGGGACTTCTGATCGTTCCAACGTCGCTTCCGCCTATGTCACACTCCTTGCGAAGGAGAATGGCAGTGAAATCGGACGTTATGCAGTGAGCCAGTGGTTTAGCGATGATCAGATCGCGATGCGGCCTTCTTACGATTCGGTGGAAGTTGCCTCGAAAAAGTACGACATCGGCATGATCTTCCGCCGCAATTACAAGGACTACAGTATTACCTTGAAGGACATTGTTCTCGAGGAGTACACCAACTCGGCGATACCGAAAGACTACTCTTCCTACATCACTATCCGCGATAAAGATGGGAATGTGTTGCAGGACGGTCGCGTTTGGATGAACAGTCCGATGCGATTCCGCGGAGAGACGTTTTATCAATCGAGCTATATTTCTCAGAACGATAGCCCGTACGGTGTGGAGCAGACGGTGCTCCAAGTGGTTACCAATGCAGGCTGGTTGATTCCTTACGTTTCCTGCGTTCTGGTAGGGCTGGGCATGTTCGTTCACTTTGGTGGCACGTTTGCTCGCTTTGCCATGCGATACGAGCGCGGAGCGGTGACTCCCGAAACCGTTGTTCCCAAACGTCCGAAGGGATCGGCGAGGCAATGGATTTTGGCCGGTTCCGTTTCGTTGTTAATGGCGATCTTCTTCGTGTCGCTCGCCATGCGCAAACCGACCGATCGTCAGGAGATCGATTATCAATCCATTGGAGCCCTCCCCGTCCATTACGGTGGACGAATCAAGCCGCTCGCGTCCGCAGGTGCAGAGGTGTTGGAGATTCTTTCCAACAAGCCATACGCCCTCATTCGCTTGGAAACAGACGACGAGAAATCGAAGGGGGATTCGTATGATCCCAAGGAAAAGCGAGTTCCTGCCGAACAATGGCTCTTCGCCGTCATGATGAATGAAGATTGGGTGCGAGCCAATCCGCTCATTCGTATCGATGCTACGTCGGTGACCACGGATTTGAACCTGACTCGTGTGAAGTCCAATCGCTATTCGTACAATGACATCGTCGATGGATTGCAGGCGATTTGGCCGAGGGTTCAAAAGATCATTCAGAGCCGGCAAGAAGGGACAAAACTGCCCTTTGAAGACGAGAAATTGTTGGAAGTGCTCAACAAGATTTCGTTTGTCGATTCGTTGATCGATTCGTATCGATGGATTGCACCTCCTAGTTTGACCACGGGAGACGCGGCGAAGATCCAAGATGAACTCACTCGATTGGCTCCGAGCGTGGAGCGTTTGCGAGCGAGCAACAATCCTGCCATCCTGCCAAGTCTCAAAACAGAGGTTGTCGCGGAAGGACAACCAGCCCCTCCGAAGCGATGGGACACGTTTGGCGTGGCCTTTTTCGATTCGATTCCTGGGATGTTAGCGAAGGATGACAATCCAGGTATTGCTGCTGTGCTCAAGTACTTTGAGATCAGTGGTGCTTACCGGGAAAACAAAAAGGATGCGGCTCAGATCAATCGCTTGGTTAGCGAGTTTCGGGAGGCAGCCATCAAGGCCTATGGTGCGGACACGCTTCGCATCAACAAGGTGGAGTACGAGTATCAATACGAAAGCATGAATGCTTTTGGAAATGCGCAGGTCATCTATCTGATGGTAGGGATTCTGGCCTTGGTGAGTTACGCCGTCATGCCGGCTTCTCTCAGAACGATTGCGTTGTGGATGTGCATCGCGACGTTGGTCTTGCACACCTACGGCATCGCCGCACGGATTTACATATCGGAACGGCCGCCAGTGGTCAGCCTTTACTCGGCCGCGGTGTTCATCGGTTGGGGGATGGTCTTGTTTTGTATCGGCGCGGAAATCCTATATCCAATCGGAGTTTCCTTGATCGTTGCGTCGATTTCCGGCTATTTGAGTCTGCTGGTCGCGTACGGGCTCGATGTGGGGGATTCCATGCCTGTGTTGCGCGCGGTGCTCGATACCCAATTCTGGTTGTCGACGCATGTGATCAGTGTATCGCTCGGGTATAGTGCCACGTTCTTTGCAGGTATTTTTGGGATCGTGATTGTGATCGCGAAGTGTCTTGCGATGGTAGCGGGTGACAAGACTCAAGCGGACTGGGCTGTGAAGGTGCGGGACTCGATTCCGATCCTTTACCGGATTTGTTACGCCGTGGTTTGCTTTGGATTGTTCTTTAGCTTTGTCGGAACGGTTCTGGGTGGGCTTTGGGGCGACGATAGTTGGGGGCGATTCTGGGGCTGGGATCCGAAGGAGAACGGCGCGCTCATGATCGTTCTTTGGAATGCGCTGCTGCTGCATGCGCGATGGGACAAGTTGGTAGGGGCGCTCGGATTCGCGAACCTGGCTATCTTCGGAAACATTGTGACCGCGTGGTCGATGTTCGGCACCAACCAGCTGGGGATCGGCCTCCATGCGTATGGGGCCTTCGAAGGTGACTTGATGCGGAACCTCGTGATTTGGTGTGCCGTACAGGTCCTCTTTATTGGAATGGGCGTAGTCCTTTACGCTTTGACGCTACGCAAAGAACCAGTTTGA